A genomic stretch from Candidatus Poribacteria bacterium includes:
- a CDS encoding phosphotransferase, with translation MLQLTEKNYHAAIIENFPQLPIETWEPLYEGWANRTFLVNQRIVFRFPKHQVAARGLVREMRLLTELAPTVPLPIPQYLYHGQPTQYYPFVFGGYAFINGTPLNQCSPQVQSATWWQPPLGDFLTALHRFPIDRVQHLFESDVYTTSQTWQEGITKMWGKIRTCIFPRLTHRQQEEITTYFEQVMANPSIFSFTPVFIHQDFYSHNILVDVDTETVTGIIDWGSCTVGDPAEDVGGLTAYYDGIIDDGWHSRCAFYRRTAPFPDLLYVLEHNQQEKVASIMGKIDALWTP, from the coding sequence ATGCTCCAACTGACTGAGAAAAACTACCACGCAGCAATTATTGAAAACTTCCCACAGTTGCCGATTGAAACATGGGAGCCACTCTACGAAGGTTGGGCGAATCGAACGTTTCTGGTCAACCAGCGGATAGTTTTTCGCTTCCCTAAACATCAGGTTGCAGCGCGCGGCTTGGTACGTGAGATGCGTTTACTAACCGAACTTGCCCCTACTGTTCCCTTGCCTATTCCGCAGTATCTCTACCACGGGCAACCCACGCAATATTATCCATTCGTGTTTGGTGGATATGCCTTTATTAACGGAACGCCACTGAATCAGTGTTCACCGCAAGTCCAATCAGCAACGTGGTGGCAACCGCCGTTAGGAGATTTTCTCACCGCGCTGCATCGTTTTCCTATAGACCGTGTGCAACACTTATTTGAATCCGATGTTTATACGACATCACAGACGTGGCAGGAAGGGATAACCAAGATGTGGGGAAAAATACGAACCTGCATCTTTCCAAGGCTTACTCACCGACAGCAAGAAGAAATTACTACCTATTTCGAGCAGGTAATGGCAAATCCCTCTATCTTTTCCTTCACCCCCGTTTTTATTCACCAAGACTTTTATTCACACAACATTCTGGTTGATGTCGATACGGAAACCGTTACTGGGATTATTGATTGGGGATCTTGCACAGTTGGTGATCCGGCAGAAGATGTTGGCGGTTTGACTGCTTACTACGATGGCATTATTGACGATGGATGGCATTCTCGCTGCGCTTTTTACCGCCGGACCGCCCCATTTCCGGATTTACTCTATGTTCTCGAACACAATCAACAGGAAAAAGTAGCGTCAATCATGGGAAAGATTGACGCGTTATGGACACCATGA
- a CDS encoding tartrate dehydrogenase gives MAEYKIAIIRGDGIGIEVIEEGLKVLNAIADRYDIKWDFVEFPWGSDYYFEHGYMMPADALDTLAAFDQIYLGAVGHPDIQDHIALNGLLLPIRRRFDQYVCERPSVLYPGINTPLKNKEAWDIDFVVIRENTEGEYANVGGFQYQGFPEEIGVQVGIFTRHGCERIIAYAFEQAQARNKKRKVTSITKSNAQGYGMIVWDTAFERVAAKYPDIETESLLVDAACMDFVRRPEDFDVVVASNLFGDILTDIGAIITGSMGLAPSGNIDPQRRFPSMFEPVHGSAPDIMGMGIANPLAAIISGAMMLRFMGEEAAAETIDAAVLKVVEEGKTLPSDLGGQAKTSQVGDAVVNALD, from the coding sequence ATGGCTGAATATAAGATTGCGATAATTCGGGGTGATGGAATCGGGATTGAAGTGATCGAGGAGGGTCTCAAGGTCCTCAACGCTATCGCCGATAGGTATGACATCAAATGGGACTTTGTGGAGTTTCCTTGGGGCTCCGACTACTATTTCGAGCATGGGTACATGATGCCAGCAGATGCCCTTGATACCCTTGCAGCGTTCGACCAGATTTATCTTGGCGCAGTCGGACACCCCGACATCCAAGACCACATTGCGCTCAATGGACTTCTGCTGCCAATCCGACGTAGATTCGATCAGTACGTCTGTGAACGACCCAGTGTCCTCTACCCCGGCATTAACACACCACTGAAAAACAAAGAGGCTTGGGATATTGATTTCGTAGTGATAAGAGAGAACACAGAAGGCGAGTATGCCAACGTCGGTGGTTTTCAGTACCAAGGGTTTCCTGAAGAGATCGGTGTGCAGGTTGGGATATTTACGCGCCACGGCTGCGAGCGCATTATCGCTTATGCCTTCGAGCAGGCGCAAGCACGAAATAAGAAGCGCAAAGTTACTTCAATCACCAAGTCAAACGCGCAAGGTTACGGCATGATTGTATGGGATACAGCCTTCGAGCGGGTCGCTGCAAAGTATCCCGATATAGAGACAGAATCGCTGCTCGTTGATGCAGCGTGTATGGATTTCGTACGGAGACCGGAGGACTTTGATGTGGTCGTCGCGAGTAACCTATTCGGGGATATTCTCACCGACATCGGCGCGATTATCACCGGCAGCATGGGACTGGCACCGAGCGGCAATATCGACCCACAACGCCGATTTCCCTCAATGTTCGAGCCGGTTCACGGGAGCGCGCCAGACATCATGGGGATGGGCATCGCGAATCCGCTGGCGGCAATTATCTCTGGTGCGATGATGTTGCGGTTCATGGGTGAAGAAGCAGCAGCGGAAACGATAGATGCAGCTGTACTGAAGGTCGTCGAGGAAGGCAAAACCCTCCCATCCGACCTTGGTGGTCAAGCCAAAACCTCGCAGGTCGGTGATGCTGTGGTGAATGCGCTGGATTGA
- a CDS encoding P1 family peptidase: MVDNPEPVTNDNAHLVPKTTFEGPVLEFDFPSLHIGVAEYEEGPTGCTVFYFPNEAKSVVDIRGGMPGTIQGIAAADGGVSAICFAGGSLYGLEAATGVSAEIFAQSRYSGIYDVRGAIIYDFFRDNWIYPDKALGRAALRTAKSGVFPLGARGAGRSATCGKWLLKPFQSESAGQGGAFHQTGPTKVAVFSVVNSLGAVMNRQGEVVRGHYNPQTGKRHTLKDVVNLPPADDSKANPSVGNTTLTLVVTNQKLNIDELRQLAKHVHSSMTRAIYPFHTSADGDVLYAVTTDEVDNPDINHFVLSHIASELAWDAVLNCFEKDKPESP; encoded by the coding sequence ATGGTAGACAATCCAGAGCCTGTAACGAACGATAATGCACACCTCGTACCTAAAACTACATTTGAAGGTCCTGTTCTTGAATTTGACTTCCCATCTCTGCATATAGGTGTCGCGGAGTATGAGGAAGGACCTACAGGATGCACTGTGTTCTATTTTCCTAACGAGGCAAAATCTGTCGTTGATATTCGGGGCGGAATGCCTGGAACCATTCAAGGTATCGCTGCTGCAGATGGTGGTGTCAGTGCTATCTGTTTTGCGGGTGGTTCTCTTTACGGTTTAGAGGCTGCAACCGGGGTATCTGCTGAGATATTCGCGCAGAGCCGTTATTCAGGTATCTATGACGTACGTGGGGCTATCATCTATGATTTCTTCCGAGATAACTGGATCTATCCCGATAAAGCGTTGGGTCGCGCAGCTTTACGTACGGCGAAGTCGGGTGTTTTTCCGCTCGGTGCCAGAGGCGCAGGTCGTTCCGCGACTTGTGGGAAATGGCTATTGAAACCTTTCCAAAGCGAAAGTGCGGGGCAGGGTGGGGCTTTCCACCAAACCGGACCCACAAAGGTTGCGGTATTTAGTGTCGTCAATTCGCTCGGAGCCGTTATGAATCGCCAAGGCGAAGTCGTTAGAGGGCATTACAACCCGCAAACGGGCAAAAGGCATACACTCAAGGATGTTGTGAATTTGCCTCCCGCCGATGATAGTAAAGCGAATCCGTCAGTGGGCAATACGACTTTAACCTTGGTGGTTACCAATCAGAAACTCAACATCGACGAGCTCCGCCAATTGGCTAAACATGTTCACAGTTCAATGACACGGGCGATTTATCCATTTCATACCAGTGCTGATGGTGATGTCTTATATGCTGTGACAACAGATGAGGTGGACAATCCGGATATCAATCACTTCGTCTTAAGTCATATCGCTTCCGAGTTGGCGTGGGATGCTGTCTTGAACTGTTTCGAGAAAGACAAACCAGAGAGCCCTTGA
- a CDS encoding DUF4037 domain-containing protein translates to MKEQDPSQLNPKNYELPLKGHVYCQILFDEVFLPILKESFPDVLPRLSAGVIGLGSDVLGADDELSRDHDWGPNKCQLLLSAQDIAEYGSSISQALEAAIPDTFLGIDTTKLQPRTIQISTIDAVYRDFHESAYPPVTIEEWAAADDNNLYYASSGFVLYDPSNALSERISAFQKAYYPADIWRWKVASDLWGIWHNGDYNSSYRLAKRGDGIGLLIGQGAFVECTLRLLCLLNKRFPVYWKWLHWQAQSLPKWVDIIGPSLKKLESANNHKARGEIIHNICQSIREILYKMDLLPDTEWRNFMGSQVVALQIESAQVKELIREEEPHLYVW, encoded by the coding sequence ATGAAGGAACAAGACCCTTCGCAACTCAATCCTAAAAACTATGAGTTACCGCTGAAGGGGCACGTATACTGTCAAATTTTATTTGATGAAGTCTTTCTACCCATCTTAAAAGAAAGCTTTCCGGATGTCCTGCCCCGTCTCAGTGCTGGAGTCATCGGATTAGGATCTGATGTTCTTGGTGCCGATGACGAACTGTCACGCGATCATGACTGGGGACCAAACAAGTGCCAACTACTGTTATCGGCACAGGATATCGCGGAATATGGTTCTTCTATTTCTCAGGCTCTGGAAGCGGCTATTCCAGATACGTTTTTAGGAATTGACACTACCAAATTGCAACCTCGGACGATACAGATAAGCACTATCGACGCAGTCTATCGTGATTTTCACGAATCTGCCTACCCGCCGGTGACGATCGAGGAATGGGCTGCCGCTGATGACAACAACCTCTACTACGCGTCGTCTGGTTTTGTGCTCTATGACCCTTCTAACGCCCTCAGCGAACGCATATCCGCTTTCCAAAAGGCATACTACCCTGCAGACATCTGGAGGTGGAAGGTCGCAAGTGATCTATGGGGAATTTGGCACAATGGCGACTACAATTCGAGCTATCGTTTAGCGAAACGCGGTGATGGTATAGGTTTACTCATCGGACAAGGAGCTTTTGTCGAATGCACGTTAAGACTTTTGTGTCTACTCAATAAACGTTTTCCAGTATATTGGAAATGGCTGCACTGGCAGGCACAAAGTCTCCCGAAATGGGTAGACATTATAGGACCGTCTCTCAAGAAACTCGAATCAGCAAACAATCATAAAGCGCGCGGCGAGATCATCCACAACATCTGTCAATCAATTCGGGAGATTCTTTACAAAATGGATTTACTTCCCGATACAGAATGGCGCAATTTCATGGGCAGCCAAGTAGTTGCCCTGCAAATCGAATCGGCTCAGGTGAAAGAGTTGATTCGGGAAGAAGAGCCCCATTTGTATGTATGGTAA
- a CDS encoding methyltransferase domain-containing protein, which yields MEITRPRQYWDDYASRFKHRSLAETYELRPPYPEEIYQILLNLLGESRGKVLDVGCGTGKIARALVNHVDGVDAVDFSQEMIRVGKLLVNGDHPNLRWIRGPAETVKLYPPYNMITAGASIHWMEWRVVFPRFKEVLTADGYLVIIDGDRPVRSPWGDAELSLIHKYSTNRHHEQIDLIQELVDREHLHVIGDKRTTPVGFSQPLSDYVQSFHSRESMSKEHMGKENVRAFNAELSHVLSDFVDDEGCLSFQLEARVTWGKPLA from the coding sequence ATGGAAATCACAAGACCTCGACAATACTGGGACGATTACGCCTCCCGATTCAAGCACCGAAGTTTGGCAGAAACTTATGAGCTGCGACCCCCGTATCCAGAGGAGATATATCAGATACTCCTCAATTTGCTCGGGGAATCGCGGGGAAAAGTTCTTGATGTCGGATGTGGTACTGGAAAGATAGCACGAGCACTCGTCAATCACGTAGACGGCGTTGATGCGGTTGACTTCTCACAAGAGATGATCCGAGTCGGGAAGTTACTCGTTAATGGAGATCATCCCAACCTCCGATGGATTCGTGGCCCTGCTGAGACAGTGAAGTTATATCCACCCTACAATATGATAACGGCAGGAGCCAGTATTCATTGGATGGAGTGGCGCGTAGTTTTCCCAAGGTTCAAGGAAGTGCTGACAGCAGATGGTTATCTCGTCATCATTGATGGAGACCGTCCTGTTAGATCGCCTTGGGGGGATGCAGAACTTTCACTCATTCACAAGTATTCCACCAACAGACACCATGAACAAATTGACTTGATTCAAGAACTCGTGGATAGAGAACATCTACACGTGATTGGCGATAAGCGGACAACACCGGTCGGTTTCTCCCAACCGCTTTCAGACTATGTTCAGTCTTTTCATTCGAGAGAAAGCATGTCCAAAGAACACATGGGTAAAGAAAACGTCAGAGCATTTAATGCAGAACTATCGCATGTATTATCTGATTTTGTTGATGATGAAGGATGCCTCAGTTTCCAATTAGAAGCAAGAGTTACTTGGGGGAAACCATTGGCATGA
- a CDS encoding GNAT family N-acetyltransferase, whose amino-acid sequence MIEIRSHPHASELISLSGIYLEQNECENNLPIGLAYRLAEDPYYYTSELPVLLSILEQGQVVGVAVMTPPKRIILSRIDTDIQAAAIHLVRHLRKINIQIPGVVGPATEAQAFADGWIEGRSGVSVRLSKRMRVFEARTVADLPLSPGQMRFARPDDDPLMARWIVGLSEAIGEPVSLESAKSRTEKLITDQQLYVWDNEGPVSIAGVSRPMRNGTTIGLVYTPPEHRGKGYATSCVLLLTKKLLSDGYSFCSLYTDLSNPTSNSIYTKIGYVPIGDALELDFLPI is encoded by the coding sequence GTGATCGAAATACGGTCCCACCCCCACGCAAGCGAACTTATTTCACTTTCAGGTATCTATCTGGAACAAAATGAGTGTGAAAACAATCTGCCGATCGGTTTAGCCTATAGACTCGCTGAAGACCCATACTACTACACCTCTGAGTTACCCGTTTTATTAAGTATTTTGGAACAAGGGCAAGTCGTGGGAGTCGCAGTAATGACACCACCTAAGCGAATCATCTTAAGCAGAATTGACACGGATATCCAAGCTGCTGCAATTCATCTTGTGCGTCACCTGCGTAAAATTAACATTCAAATACCGGGGGTTGTTGGACCAGCAACAGAAGCCCAAGCCTTTGCTGATGGTTGGATTGAAGGCAGGTCTGGCGTATCGGTGAGGCTCAGCAAGCGCATGCGTGTATTTGAAGCGAGAACCGTCGCGGATCTCCCGCTTTCACCGGGACAGATGCGTTTCGCACGTCCAGACGATGATCCGCTCATGGCGCGATGGATTGTCGGTCTGTCGGAAGCGATAGGGGAACCCGTCAGTCTTGAGAGTGCTAAAAGTCGCACTGAGAAACTTATCACGGATCAACAACTATACGTATGGGATAACGAGGGTCCCGTGTCTATTGCTGGCGTGTCCCGTCCAATGAGAAACGGAACAACAATCGGTCTCGTGTACACGCCACCTGAGCACCGCGGTAAAGGATACGCGACTTCGTGCGTTTTGTTGCTAACAAAGAAACTCCTTTCGGATGGCTATTCCTTTTGCAGCCTATATACCGATTTATCAAACCCGACTTCCAATAGCATCTACACCAAAATCGGTTATGTGCCTATAGGGGATGCGTTGGAATTGGATTTTTTGCCCATCTAA